The following proteins are encoded in a genomic region of Paenibacillus sp. FSL R7-0273:
- a CDS encoding phosphoribosyltransferase, with product MSASYARLSESISNARNVRIYKNKDTAYDFKLYPFGERGTYIHPELISEITDSLAVSITEQFPAFDYIVSPEPGGHTWGMLAAYKLNKPMNILRLSTELYDNYEVSIKRETAYNENYIYFDGFTSGDRVLILDDVISSGATIRCIADQMKVMGIELVGVQGILAKGEHYIKLADDYGIPVRVLSVV from the coding sequence ATGAGCGCATCCTATGCACGGCTCAGTGAATCAATCAGCAATGCCAGAAACGTGAGAATCTACAAAAATAAAGATACTGCCTATGACTTTAAGCTGTATCCTTTTGGCGAGCGCGGCACCTACATTCATCCGGAGCTGATCAGTGAGATTACTGACAGCCTGGCCGTCAGCATAACGGAGCAGTTTCCCGCTTTTGATTATATCGTCTCGCCCGAGCCGGGCGGTCACACCTGGGGGATGCTGGCGGCCTACAAGCTGAACAAGCCGATGAACATTCTGCGGCTCAGCACCGAGCTGTACGACAATTATGAGGTGTCCATTAAGCGGGAGACGGCGTATAACGAGAACTATATTTATTTTGACGGATTCACGAGCGGTGACCGGGTGCTTATTCTGGATGATGTGATCAGCTCCGGGGCAACGATCCGCTGTATTGCAGACCAGATGAAGGTCATGGGGATTGAGCTTGTCGGGGTACAGGGCATTCTGGCCAAAGGAGAGCATTACATTAAGCTCGCAGACGATTACGGCATTCCGGTACGAGTGCTGTCCGTGGTATAA